AGGCGTCCCTGCGGACCGGGATCAACCAGGTCTTCCTCAACATCGCCCGCCGCAACCAGGCGCTGCTGCACCGCCAGCTCTCGCTGCTCGACGCGATGGAGCGCAAGGTCACCGACCCGGTCGAGCTCGAGGAGCTCTTCCGCATCGACCACCTCGCCGCCCGGATGCGCCGCCACGCCGAGGACCTCGTCATCCTCGCGGGCGCGCACCCCGGCCGTGGCTGGCGCAATCCCGTCGCCATGGCGGACGTGCTCCGGGCGGCCGTCTCCGAGGTCGAGGAATATACGAAGGTGTCGGTGGTCGGCGTACCGGAGGTGTCGCTCGCGGGGCGCGCGGTCAGCGACGTCGTGCACCTCCTCGCCGAGCTGCTGGAGAACGCGACGGTCTTCTCACCCGGCGACACCAAGGTCAAGCTCTCCGGCCAGCTCGTCCCCAACGGGTTCGCGGTCGAGATCGAGGACCGCGGTGTCGGCATGCCGCACGACCGGATCGAGGAGGCCAACGCGCGGCTGCGCAAGCCGCCGGAGTTCGACCCGGCCAACAGCTCCCGCCTCGGCCTCTTCGTCGTGGCCAAGCTCGCGGAGCGCCACGGCATCACGGTCACGCTGCGCACCTCGCCGTACGGCGGTGTCACGGCGGTCGCGCTGATCCCGCCGGAGGTCGTGGTCAAGCCCGATGCCATCACCGACGGCCGACCCGACGACGGCGAACTGCTCGCCGGCGACACGAGGGAGCTCGCGCTCGTTGCGACGATCGCTCGGCCGAGTGTCATCGACTCCCGGGTCGTCGAGGCTCCGGCCTCGGAGAACGGCCAGCTCAAGCACCGCAACGGCGAGGTGCGCGGCGGTGGCGGGCACCGGACCGAGGCCCGCCAGATCGAGGCGGCCCCCGCGCCGCTCACCTCCGACGGGCTGCCGCTGCGCCAGCGCCAGGCGAGCCTCTCCCCGAAACTGCGCCAGCCGACCGCCGCGCCGGTGGAGGATGCGGCAGCCGCCGTCTCCGACACCGAGCAGATGCGCATCCGCCTCTCCAAGTTGCAGGCCGGCACCAACCAGGGCCGCCGTGATGCCGCTGCGGGCACGGCCGCCGATAACCAGGAGGAACCCTCATGAGCCACGCCACCGGCCCGGACTGGCTGCTGGACGACTTCGTGGAGCGTGTTCCCGCCGCGAGCCAGGCGGTGCTGCTCTCCGTCGACGGACTGCTGCTGGGCGCTTCGCAGGACCTGTCCCAGGCCGACGCCGAGCACCTCTCCGCCGTCGCCGCCGGGTTCGCCAGCCTCTCCCGCAGCGCCGGCCGCCACTTCAAGGGCGGCCCGGTGCGCCAGACGATCGTCGAGATGGACTCGGCCTTCCTCTTCGTCACCGCGGCCGGGCAGGGCGCCGTCCTCGCCGTGCTGAGCTCGGCCGACTCCGACATCGGCATGGTCGCCTACGAGATGGCGATGCTCGTCGAACGCATCGGTCACAACCTCTCCACGCCGCCCCGAGCGGTGCCGAGCGGTGCCGACGCGCGATGACGGAGGCCCACGATTGGCTTGACGCCGAGGCCGGCCCGCTGGTGCGCAACTTCGCGCTCACCGGCGGCCGGACCCGGCCCGGAGCCACGGCCTTCGACCTGCTGACCTACGTGGTCGGCATCGGGGAGGTCGATGAGGAAGTCGCGCTGCGGCTGCACCCGGAGCATCGGGCCATCCTCGCGCGCGCTGAGACCCCGGTCTCCGTCGCCGAACTCGCCTCCCACGTCAACCTGCCGCTTGGCGTGGTCCGCGTGCTCCTGCACGACCTGCTCGAACTGGGCACGATCGAGCGGCACGACCCGCGGCAGGCCACCACATTCCCAGATGACGAGCTGCTCAAGGCGGTGATCCATGGCCTCCGAGCGCGTTGACGTTTCCGGCCAGGCACGGGCGGTTCCGACCGCTCTGAAGATTTTGATCGCGGGTGGATTCGGGGTCGGCAAGACGACCCTCGTCGACGCCGTCAGCGAGATCCTGCCCCTGCAGACCGAGGAGGTGCTCACCTCGGCGAGCGCCGACTCGGATGATCTGTCCGGTGTGGAGTCCAAGACCTCGACCACGGTGGTGATGGACTTCGGCCGGATCACGCTCGCCGACGACCTCGTCATCTACCTCTTCGGCACGCCGGGGCAGGACCGGTTCTGGTTCCTCTGGGACGAGCTGGCCCTCGGCGCGCTCGGTGCCGTGGTGCTCGCCGACACCCGGCGGCTCGCGGACTGCTTCCCCTCCATCGACTATTTCGAGCAGCGCGGGCTGCCCTTCGTGGTGGCGGTCAACTGCTTCCACGGCGAGCAGCCGTTCAGCGTGCCCGCGGTGCGGACGGCACTCGACCTGGACCCGGGGGTGCCGGTCGTGCTCTGCGACGTGCGCGATCACCGGTCCGGCCGGGATGTGCTCGTGACGCTCGTCGAGCACGTCCGAGTCCTGGCCCGCCGACAGCTGACCCCGGCCTAGCCTGACCGCGCTGTTTCCGCGTCGTCGCCGGGAACAGCGCGGTCAGCAGGTCACGGCGCTGTTGATGGGACGGGCGGCGAGCACCTCGCGGGCGTGCGCCCGGCCGTGGCTGTAGGCGAACCAGCCGTCCGGCTCGGCGAGGTCGGCCTGGATCTCGCGCAGTGCGCAGGACCGGTCCGGCTCGGGCAGCTCGTCCAGCGCGTCGACCGCGTCGGCGGAGAGCGAGCTGAGCAGCTCCGGCCGGACATGGCGGTCGATGTCGGTCTGCGCGATCGTGGCGTCGGGGTTGATCAGGGCGAAGCCGAGCACGACGGCGATCGCGGCGCCGTAGATCGCCCGCGGCAGCCACAGGGCACGCATCGTGATGCCCGCGAGCACGATCAACGCGTACGCCAGCCCCACGAACACGATCACCGCCATCGCGGCGAGGCGTGCCCTGGTCAGCCCGTTGGTGTCGAGCTGGTCGAGGATCGTGCCGAACGCCACCCCGACGTGGAGCAGCACCCCGATGCAGAGCGGGCCGAGCACGAGGCGCAGCGTCATCTGCTGCGCCGTGGTGTCGCGGGGTGCGAACGTGGCGACCAGCGCGATCGCGACGGTGGCGACGCCGACCAGCACCACGAGACGCACGATGCCGCCGACGTAGATGACGGCGTGGGCGAGCACCACGAGGTCGAGCAGCGCGACCGGGACCACCCAGAACGGCGTACGCAGACCCCGGTGCACGGTCCACTGCGGGTTGACCCGGGGGCGGGTGGCGAGCACGAACATCCCGCCGATCGTGAGCGTGCCGACGACGAGGGCGATCAGCAGCCGCACCGGGTCGACGGCACCGATCGCCATCGCCGCGACGAGGGCGATCGCGGCGATCCCGGCGGCGATGAGCGACCCCATCTGCACCGCGAACCCGCTGCCCTGCAACGCTCGTCGCCAGGCGGCGGCGATGCCGCGCAGGAACCACGGCCACTGCCGGACCCCGGCGATCCAGGTGGCGACGGAGCCGTGCAGCACTCCGGCGAAGGCGGAGCCACCGGCGAGCGCCATCGAACCGGTGAGCAGGGCGGCGACGAAGCAGACGGCGACGACCCAGCCCGCGTCGCGCTGGCTGCCGATGACGGTGAAGGCGATGCTGACCGTGGCGAGCAGCCACATCCGCAGGTCGCGCAGGCGCTCCATCCGGTCCTCGGTCCGGGGCAGCTGCCACACGCCGACCGTCAGCAGCCCGGCGAAGCAGACGATCTGGGCGATGATCGTGCCGATGCCCGGCTCGCGGCCGATGAGCATGGCCGCGACGATCGAGACGACGATGGCGAGCGTCACGCCGATCGACGGGGCGCGGGGGGCCGGTGCCGGCGGTGCCTCGATGGCGCGGTGGCGTGCGCTGGTCGGGCTGGCTTCGACGGGTACCAACGTCACCGTGATCTCCTCGGTTGCGCCATCAGGGCGAGAGGGATCCTGCCACACAACCAGGTGGCTCCGGGATCGGCGAATGGCCGGTCTGCGGAGCTATTGCCGGCCGATCACGAACGTGTCGGGCATCCGGAAGCTGAGGTTGTCGGGGCACCACGGCGCGCGGAGCACCCGGGCCTGCCGCAGCAGCGGTGCCGTCCCGGCGACCACGACCGCGGCCTCCATTCTGGAGAGTTGGGCGCCGATGCAGCGGTGGGCGCCCGCCCCGAAGGCGAGGTGCTTGCGGGAGCCGCGCTGGCCGGGGACGAGCTCGT
This portion of the Allocatelliglobosispora scoriae genome encodes:
- a CDS encoding roadblock/LC7 domain-containing protein, with the translated sequence MSHATGPDWLLDDFVERVPAASQAVLLSVDGLLLGASQDLSQADAEHLSAVAAGFASLSRSAGRHFKGGPVRQTIVEMDSAFLFVTAAGQGAVLAVLSSADSDIGMVAYEMAMLVERIGHNLSTPPRAVPSGADAR
- a CDS encoding DUF742 domain-containing protein → MTEAHDWLDAEAGPLVRNFALTGGRTRPGATAFDLLTYVVGIGEVDEEVALRLHPEHRAILARAETPVSVAELASHVNLPLGVVRVLLHDLLELGTIERHDPRQATTFPDDELLKAVIHGLRAR
- a CDS encoding GTP-binding protein, whose product is MASERVDVSGQARAVPTALKILIAGGFGVGKTTLVDAVSEILPLQTEEVLTSASADSDDLSGVESKTSTTVVMDFGRITLADDLVIYLFGTPGQDRFWFLWDELALGALGAVVLADTRRLADCFPSIDYFEQRGLPFVVAVNCFHGEQPFSVPAVRTALDLDPGVPVVLCDVRDHRSGRDVLVTLVEHVRVLARRQLTPA
- a CDS encoding DUF4153 domain-containing protein; this translates as MTLVPVEASPTSARHRAIEAPPAPAPRAPSIGVTLAIVVSIVAAMLIGREPGIGTIIAQIVCFAGLLTVGVWQLPRTEDRMERLRDLRMWLLATVSIAFTVIGSQRDAGWVVAVCFVAALLTGSMALAGGSAFAGVLHGSVATWIAGVRQWPWFLRGIAAAWRRALQGSGFAVQMGSLIAAGIAAIALVAAMAIGAVDPVRLLIALVVGTLTIGGMFVLATRPRVNPQWTVHRGLRTPFWVVPVALLDLVVLAHAVIYVGGIVRLVVLVGVATVAIALVATFAPRDTTAQQMTLRLVLGPLCIGVLLHVGVAFGTILDQLDTNGLTRARLAAMAVIVFVGLAYALIVLAGITMRALWLPRAIYGAAIAVVLGFALINPDATIAQTDIDRHVRPELLSSLSADAVDALDELPEPDRSCALREIQADLAEPDGWFAYSHGRAHAREVLAARPINSAVTC